ATAAAATAAGGATTTATGCACTCGATGATTATAGCTATAGCATAGCTATAGATGAACTTTACAAGTACAATGCCATCTTGGCATACCTAAAGAATGGAGAGAAAATCAAAACCTCAGAACTCGGCCCATTCGTCTCTATTTTTCCTCGCGATGACCATCCAGAACTTAAGAAATTTGATGTTGATGCAAAAACAGTTTGGCAAATAAGTAGAATTGAGGTTAAATAATGAGAAGAGTAATTTCTGTCGCATGTATTATCATCATGGCTTTCATGATAGTAATTACATTAACAGTAATAAAATTCAACAACATCAAAGAACAGTACCAAAACCTTGATCCTAATCTAGATAATTATTCAATTGCAGAGATTATTTTTCTTTCTTTTGAAAGACTAAAAATTTCAATATTAGACCTAAGTGATGGCAGCAATATTTTATCAAAAAAATCAATATTTGATTCAAAGATAGAAATTCTCAATAATAACTCATTGAATACTAAATCCTTTTTTAAGGATGAGGATTTTTATACTTCAATAAATAAATTAATTAAACAAAGCGCTGAGCTTGATAAAATATTAAACTCCAAGGGAAGCATAGATGAAAAAAGGCAATCGGCCTTGATGTATATGGATACCATGCGGCCAACTCTTTTGGATTTACAGGAGAGCATTTACAGAATACAA
The nucleotide sequence above comes from Serratia symbiotica. Encoded proteins:
- a CDS encoding molybdopterin-dependent oxidoreductase, translated to MYYKALFFLFVLLSASTHAESLTLNTNNKNISISTETLRKLPIHKIRTATNYTSTAIFSGVRFSDLFKLYDIKGNKIRIYALDDYSYSIAIDELYKYNAILAYLKNGEKIKTSELGPFVSIFPRDDHPELKKFDVDAKTVWQISRIEVK